One part of the Thermanaeromonas sp. C210 genome encodes these proteins:
- a CDS encoding cell division protein ZapA, which translates to MPEPAKVKEEKKEEGINRTTVTIFDHEYVLKGTETPEYMRALAAYVDRKMRQVGEKNPHYPPVKIAVLAALNIADELNKIRQDYETLIRLIQEERKG; encoded by the coding sequence TTGCCCGAACCTGCAAAGGTTAAGGAGGAAAAAAAGGAAGAAGGTATTAACCGGACTACAGTCACTATTTTCGACCATGAATACGTATTAAAGGGGACGGAGACGCCGGAATATATGCGTGCCCTGGCGGCTTACGTGGACAGGAAGATGCGCCAGGTGGGTGAGAAAAACCCCCATTACCCTCCGGTGAAGATCGCCGTGCTGGCCGCCTTGAACATCGCCGATGAATTAAACAAAATACGGCAGGACTATGAGACCCTTATAAGGCTGATTCAGGAGGAGCGGAAGGGTTGA
- the polX gene encoding DNA polymerase/3'-5' exonuclease PolX: MTNLELSWALAEMGDLLELKGEEPFKVRAYQRAARALEHLEEEAASLYARGELERIPGVGKNLAKKIAELLETGRSTFLEQLRQEVPPGLRDMLAVPGLGAKSVRVIHQHLGITTLEELERAARERRIRQLPGMGSKTELAILRGLDMLKENRDRIPLGIARPLAQLFCRQLSALPGVAKVEVAGSLRRGCSMVGDVDLVVGVKGPTEVKEVMARHPQVKEVLLEEENRLSLRTWAGVKVEIFLVPEDKFAPAWLYLTGSPAHREELGRFAAERHLSLEKLGLPRRLEEAEASFRSEEEFYSRLELPFIVPEWREGRGEVWAAREGRLPALITLKDIKGDLHIHTRYSDGLHTIREMVEAARARGYRYMAITEHSRSLAVARGLSAEQLLAQREEIARLNRELDDFVVLSGIEVDILPDGRLDLEDDILASLDIVIASIHSGFNQKEEQIMARLEAAMRHPWVDIIGHPTGRMLGRRPSYAVNLERLLELAAETGTILEINASPDRLDLDEDAARRAKEYGVLLAINTDAHDMGRLEDMWYGITVARRGWLGPEDLLNTRELDGVLKALKRNRGNGGKHSAPGQGNARP; this comes from the coding sequence TTGACCAACCTTGAACTGTCTTGGGCCCTGGCGGAAATGGGGGATCTCTTGGAGTTAAAGGGGGAAGAACCCTTTAAGGTACGGGCCTATCAACGGGCCGCCCGGGCACTGGAGCACTTGGAGGAAGAGGCAGCCAGCCTTTACGCCCGGGGGGAGCTGGAAAGGATACCGGGCGTGGGGAAAAATTTGGCCAAAAAGATTGCCGAACTTCTGGAAACCGGGCGTTCCACCTTCCTGGAGCAGCTCCGGCAGGAGGTTCCGCCCGGGCTACGAGATATGCTGGCCGTTCCCGGCCTGGGGGCCAAGTCCGTTCGCGTGATCCACCAGCATTTGGGGATAACAACTCTAGAAGAACTGGAAAGGGCCGCTCGGGAGCGCAGGATCCGCCAGCTGCCCGGTATGGGTAGCAAGACGGAACTGGCCATCTTGCGGGGCCTGGATATGCTCAAAGAGAATCGGGACCGGATACCCCTTGGTATCGCCAGGCCCCTGGCCCAGCTCTTCTGCCGCCAGTTATCGGCCCTGCCGGGGGTCGCAAAGGTGGAGGTGGCCGGCAGCCTGCGGCGCGGCTGTTCCATGGTGGGCGACGTGGACCTCGTCGTAGGGGTTAAGGGTCCTACGGAAGTGAAGGAGGTTATGGCCCGCCATCCCCAGGTTAAGGAAGTCCTTCTGGAGGAGGAAAACCGCCTGTCCCTGCGTACATGGGCGGGGGTAAAGGTGGAAATTTTTCTGGTACCAGAGGACAAATTCGCTCCCGCTTGGCTGTACCTTACGGGGTCACCGGCCCACCGGGAAGAGCTGGGACGTTTCGCTGCCGAGCGCCATCTCTCCCTGGAGAAATTGGGTTTGCCCCGCAGGCTGGAGGAGGCAGAGGCTTCTTTCCGCTCGGAGGAAGAGTTTTACAGCCGGCTAGAGCTGCCCTTTATTGTGCCCGAATGGCGGGAGGGGCGGGGCGAGGTCTGGGCGGCCCGGGAGGGGCGCCTCCCCGCCCTCATCACCCTGAAAGACATCAAAGGTGATCTCCACATCCATACGAGGTACAGCGACGGCCTGCATACCATCCGGGAAATGGTGGAGGCGGCCCGGGCCAGGGGCTATCGCTACATGGCCATTACCGAGCACTCCCGTTCTTTGGCCGTTGCGAGGGGATTGAGCGCCGAGCAATTGCTGGCCCAGCGAGAGGAGATCGCCCGGCTAAACCGGGAGCTAGATGATTTTGTGGTTTTGTCGGGTATAGAGGTAGATATCCTCCCCGACGGCCGCCTGGATCTGGAAGACGATATCCTGGCTTCCCTGGACATCGTAATTGCCTCGATTCATTCGGGGTTTAACCAAAAGGAAGAGCAGATTATGGCCCGCTTAGAGGCGGCCATGCGCCATCCCTGGGTAGACATAATAGGCCACCCCACCGGGCGCATGCTGGGCCGGAGGCCATCCTATGCCGTCAACCTGGAAAGGTTGCTGGAGCTGGCGGCGGAGACCGGCACCATCCTGGAGATCAACGCGTCTCCCGACCGCCTGGACCTGGATGAAGACGCCGCGCGCCGGGCTAAGGAATACGGCGTGCTCCTGGCCATCAACACCGATGCCCATGATATGGGCCGGCTGGAAGACATGTGGTACGGCATTACGGTGGCCCGCCGGGGCTGGTTGGGACCGGAAGACCTTCTCAACACGCGGGAGCTGGACGGCGTCTTAAAGGCCCTCAAGCGTAACCGCGGAAACGGTGGGAAGCACTCGGCTCCGGGGCAGGGAAACGCCCGGCCTTGA
- a CDS encoding MoaD/ThiS family protein, which produces MKTVGDFIKIIFSSPFREIVGGKNLELAAEGPLMVREILDRLVRQFPPLEKFVPQVKDEVIFWGSIVPMKEDRILKPDALVEPGETLYLYPPLSGG; this is translated from the coding sequence GTGAAGACTGTGGGGGACTTTATAAAGATCATTTTTTCTTCTCCCTTCCGGGAAATTGTAGGCGGTAAAAACCTGGAACTGGCTGCGGAAGGGCCGCTGATGGTAAGAGAAATTTTAGACCGGCTTGTCCGGCAGTTTCCTCCTCTGGAGAAGTTCGTGCCGCAGGTTAAAGACGAGGTTATATTCTGGGGCAGCATCGTCCCCATGAAGGAGGACAGGATTTTAAAGCCCGATGCCCTCGTAGAGCCCGGCGAAACTTTATACCTCTATCCCCCTTTAAGCGGTGGGTAG
- the hydG gene encoding [FeFe] hydrogenase H-cluster radical SAM maturase HydG produces MRHHYRADFIPEEEIEGLLAEAACVGAGRAEEIVDKAREAKGLEPYEVAVLLQNKDEAVWQRVFSVAKEIKEKIYGKRMVLFAPLYISDYCVNNCRYCGYRRDNKFARRRLGWEELEREVRILESLGHKRLAVEAGEDPVHCPLDYVVEVIRRIYRITEKNGSIRRVNVNIAATTVDEYRELKAAGIGTYVLFQETYHRPTYAYMHPSGPKADYDWHTTAMDRAMEAGIDDVGLGVLFGLYDYKFEVLGLLYHARHLEATFGVGPHTISVPRLRPAQGINLDAFPYLVPDEEFKKIVAVLRLAVPYTGMIISTRETPEFRAVLLGLGISQLSAGSCTGVGGYGRHYTEEPDEIPQFEVGDHRHPDEVIRDLCRRGYLPSYCTACYRRGRTGERFMALAKTGQIQNVCQPNALLTFQEYLLDYATPETRKIGQETMERYLAEIPSPAVREETARRLERIKAGERDLYF; encoded by the coding sequence GTGCGCCACCATTATAGAGCTGATTTTATCCCTGAGGAAGAAATAGAGGGCCTGCTGGCCGAAGCCGCCTGTGTGGGCGCGGGCCGGGCAGAGGAGATTGTGGATAAGGCCCGGGAGGCTAAGGGACTGGAGCCGTATGAGGTAGCCGTCCTGCTGCAGAATAAAGACGAAGCCGTGTGGCAAAGAGTTTTTTCTGTTGCCAAGGAAATTAAGGAGAAAATTTATGGGAAACGCATGGTCCTGTTTGCCCCCCTGTACATCAGTGACTACTGCGTTAATAACTGCCGTTATTGCGGTTACCGCAGGGATAACAAATTTGCCCGCCGGCGGCTCGGCTGGGAAGAGCTGGAGCGTGAAGTCCGGATTTTAGAATCCCTGGGGCATAAACGTCTGGCCGTGGAGGCGGGAGAGGATCCGGTTCATTGTCCCCTGGATTATGTGGTAGAGGTTATCCGGCGTATTTACCGGATAACGGAGAAAAACGGGAGCATCCGGCGGGTTAACGTTAATATTGCCGCTACTACGGTGGATGAATACCGGGAACTAAAGGCCGCCGGTATCGGGACTTATGTTTTATTCCAGGAGACTTACCATCGGCCGACCTATGCTTATATGCACCCCTCCGGCCCCAAGGCTGATTATGATTGGCACACTACCGCCATGGATCGGGCCATGGAAGCCGGAATAGATGATGTCGGCTTGGGAGTCCTCTTCGGGCTTTACGACTACAAGTTTGAAGTGCTGGGCCTCCTTTATCACGCCCGCCATTTAGAAGCGACCTTTGGCGTCGGCCCCCATACTATTTCGGTGCCCCGGCTTAGACCGGCCCAGGGTATTAATTTGGATGCTTTCCCGTACCTGGTACCCGATGAGGAGTTTAAAAAAATCGTGGCCGTTTTGCGCCTGGCGGTACCGTACACGGGTATGATCATCTCCACCCGCGAAACCCCGGAGTTTAGGGCCGTGCTTCTGGGATTGGGCATCTCCCAGCTTAGTGCCGGTTCCTGTACGGGCGTAGGGGGGTACGGGCGCCACTACACCGAGGAACCCGACGAAATACCCCAGTTCGAGGTAGGGGATCACCGCCACCCCGACGAAGTGATCCGTGATTTATGTCGGAGGGGGTACCTACCCAGCTACTGTACTGCCTGTTACCGGCGGGGACGTACCGGGGAGCGCTTTATGGCCCTGGCCAAGACGGGGCAGATTCAAAATGTCTGCCAGCCCAACGCTTTACTGACCTTTCAGGAATATTTATTGGATTACGCCACTCCGGAAACTAGGAAAATAGGACAGGAAACCATGGAACGTTACCTGGCCGAGATACCCAGTCCTGCCGTACGGGAAGAAACTGCCCGGCGGCTGGAGCGCATTAAGGCCGGGGAGAGGGACTTGTACTTCTAG
- a CDS encoding TM1266 family iron-only hydrogenase system putative regulator gives MERRIGVIGIVIEDRQAAAARVNAILSDYAEYIVGRMGIPYRERGVSVIALIVDGTTDAIGALTGKLGALSGVRVRAALTGK, from the coding sequence TTGGAACGCCGCATCGGAGTCATCGGCATCGTGATTGAAGACCGGCAGGCCGCAGCCGCCCGGGTCAACGCCATTCTGAGCGATTATGCCGAATATATCGTAGGCCGCATGGGCATCCCTTATCGCGAGCGGGGGGTGTCGGTTATCGCCCTCATAGTAGACGGAACTACGGATGCCATTGGAGCCCTTACCGGTAAACTGGGAGCGTTGTCGGGAGTCAGGGTGCGGGCCGCCTTAACCGGAAAGTGA
- the hydE gene encoding [FeFe] hydrogenase H-cluster radical SAM maturase HydE, with translation MRREFAATLARVTAGRGVEKEDVVMLLTAQPGEEEEALYRQADAFRSRYVGEEVHLRGVIEFSNHCRRRCRYCGLRADNNRLDRYRMTPEEILASARRGVELGYKTIVLQSGEDPWYTADILAETVAAIKELGVAVTLCVGERPREDYELWRRAGADRYLLKHETANPKLYARLHPDMSWEKRLACLRWLKELGYQVGSGNMVGLPGQTLEDLAADILLLRELEVEMAGIGPFIPHPNTPLGDHPAGSLDLTYRVLAVTRLVVPWAHLPATTAVGTLSPNGRQMALRRGANVVMPNLTPGKYRPNYQIYPGKICINEEPDDCRHCLEGMIRSLGRVVARHPGHGLRRSPPTKNWKPRIRVEVSKLLQS, from the coding sequence ATGCGCAGAGAATTTGCCGCCACCCTGGCCCGGGTGACGGCGGGCCGGGGAGTAGAAAAAGAGGACGTAGTTATGCTCCTTACCGCACAGCCAGGCGAGGAAGAAGAAGCCCTTTACCGGCAGGCCGATGCCTTCCGGTCGCGCTACGTGGGGGAAGAAGTGCACCTGCGGGGGGTTATTGAGTTTTCCAACCATTGCCGGCGGCGCTGCCGTTACTGCGGGCTGAGGGCCGATAACAACCGGCTGGACCGCTACCGGATGACCCCGGAAGAAATACTGGCCTCCGCCAGGAGAGGCGTAGAGCTGGGCTACAAGACTATAGTCCTGCAGTCAGGGGAGGATCCCTGGTATACGGCAGATATCCTGGCGGAAACGGTGGCCGCCATAAAAGAGCTGGGAGTGGCCGTTACCCTCTGTGTGGGGGAAAGGCCGCGGGAAGATTACGAGCTGTGGCGGCGGGCAGGGGCCGACCGGTATCTTTTAAAGCATGAAACGGCCAATCCCAAACTCTATGCCCGGCTCCACCCGGATATGAGCTGGGAAAAGAGGCTGGCCTGCCTGCGGTGGTTGAAAGAACTGGGCTACCAGGTGGGATCGGGCAATATGGTAGGATTGCCCGGCCAGACCCTGGAAGACCTGGCGGCCGATATCCTCCTCCTGCGGGAACTGGAGGTGGAGATGGCCGGCATAGGCCCCTTTATTCCCCACCCGAACACGCCTCTGGGGGACCACCCGGCGGGCAGTTTGGACTTGACCTACCGGGTGTTGGCGGTGACCAGACTGGTCGTACCTTGGGCCCACCTGCCGGCTACCACAGCGGTGGGCACCCTCTCCCCCAACGGCAGGCAGATGGCCCTGCGGCGAGGGGCTAACGTTGTTATGCCCAACCTTACTCCGGGGAAATACCGGCCTAATTACCAGATATACCCCGGGAAGATCTGTATTAATGAGGAACCGGATGACTGCCGTCACTGCCTGGAAGGAATGATCCGCTCCCTGGGCCGGGTGGTGGCCAGGCATCCGGGGCACGGTTTGAGGAGGAGCCCACCAACCAAAAATTGGAAGCCAAGAATCCGAGTCGAAGTGTCCAAATTACTGCAGAGCTAA
- the nuoE gene encoding NADH-quinone oxidoreductase subunit NuoE — MSCLKDEIREIIGHHQGQVSHLIAILQEVQQKYRYLPEEALEVIAGDLHISPAVVWGVATFYAQFSLKPKGKYTIRICNGTACHVRGAAQIHEALCKELQLKEGENTTADLEFTVETVSCLGACGLAPVMTINDNEVHGQLTPEGAVSIVRGLKVKAAEEEKEKVRGRDHVA, encoded by the coding sequence ATGTCGTGTTTAAAGGACGAAATTCGGGAAATTATTGGGCACCACCAAGGACAAGTTTCCCATCTGATCGCCATACTGCAGGAAGTTCAGCAGAAATACCGGTACCTGCCGGAGGAAGCCTTGGAGGTTATTGCCGGTGATTTGCACATTTCCCCGGCAGTGGTGTGGGGTGTAGCCACCTTTTACGCCCAGTTTTCGTTAAAACCCAAGGGCAAATATACTATCCGGATCTGTAACGGTACGGCCTGTCACGTGCGGGGAGCGGCCCAGATTCACGAAGCCTTGTGCAAAGAGCTGCAACTCAAGGAAGGGGAAAACACCACCGCAGACCTGGAGTTTACGGTGGAGACAGTCTCCTGTCTGGGGGCCTGCGGCCTGGCACCTGTTATGACCATTAATGACAATGAAGTTCACGGCCAATTGACTCCCGAAGGGGCTGTCTCCATCGTGCGAGGGTTGAAGGTGAAGGCTGCGGAAGAGGAGAAGGAGAAGGTCCGGGGGAGGGACCATGTTGCTTAA
- a CDS encoding NADH-quinone oxidoreductase subunit NuoF: protein MLLKSREDLQAMAERAEKMLRKEKARILVCAGTGCVANGSLGVYEAFHRELVRRGLAHKVELLREGEGAGLALNISGCHGFCQMGPLVRLEPEGVLYCKVKPGDVPEIIEEHLLQNRPVERLLYHHPATGQAVRREDDIPFYKKQRRVVLEHCGRINPEDPYDYLAHGGYQALAKALFEMTPEEVIQEIHEAGLRGRGGGGFPTGKKWALARSEAGGPKYIICNGDEGDPGAFMDRSVMEGDPHRVLEGMLIAGYAIGAQEGYVYVRAEYPLAVKRLRKAVADAEDLGLLGDRILGSPFSFKVHIKEGAGAFVCGEETALIASIEGQRGMPRPRPPYPVQRGLWGCPTVINNVETLANVAPIIMHGAGWFRQCGTPTSPGTKTFALAGQVAHTGLVEVPLGMSLREVVFEIGGGPREGRGFKAVQIGGPSGGCLTAEHLDLSLDFDSLQKAGAMVGSGGLVVLGQDSCMVEVARFFMGFVQDESCGKCVPCREGTKRMLELLDKIVAGDATEEDMDLLEELALVVKDGALCGLGKTAPNPVLTTLRYFREEYEAHIKDKRCPAGVCRGLLRYFINVEKCRGCSLCARSCPVKAITGERNHPHTLDQEKCIRCGTCLEVCRFNAVYTA from the coding sequence ATGTTGCTTAAGTCAAGGGAAGATTTGCAAGCCATGGCGGAGCGGGCCGAGAAAATGCTGCGAAAGGAGAAGGCTCGCATTTTAGTGTGTGCGGGAACGGGGTGTGTTGCTAACGGTTCTCTCGGTGTCTACGAGGCTTTTCACCGGGAACTGGTGCGGCGGGGGCTGGCCCATAAGGTCGAACTGCTTAGAGAAGGGGAGGGGGCCGGGCTAGCCTTAAACATCAGCGGCTGCCACGGCTTTTGCCAGATGGGTCCCCTGGTGCGTTTGGAGCCGGAGGGAGTCCTCTACTGTAAAGTAAAACCAGGAGACGTACCGGAAATAATCGAGGAACACCTTCTCCAGAATCGGCCGGTGGAGCGCCTCCTTTACCACCACCCGGCTACCGGACAAGCTGTACGCAGGGAGGACGACATCCCCTTTTATAAGAAACAGCGACGGGTGGTTTTGGAGCACTGCGGCCGTATTAACCCGGAGGATCCCTATGACTACCTGGCCCACGGCGGTTACCAAGCCCTGGCCAAAGCCCTGTTTGAAATGACGCCGGAGGAAGTCATTCAGGAGATCCACGAGGCTGGCCTGCGCGGGCGGGGCGGGGGCGGTTTCCCCACGGGTAAGAAATGGGCCCTGGCCCGGTCGGAAGCGGGGGGCCCGAAGTATATCATTTGCAACGGCGACGAGGGCGACCCGGGCGCCTTTATGGATCGCAGCGTCATGGAAGGCGACCCCCACCGGGTGCTGGAGGGCATGCTCATTGCAGGTTACGCCATCGGGGCCCAGGAAGGCTATGTTTACGTTCGGGCCGAATATCCCCTGGCGGTAAAGAGGTTGCGCAAGGCCGTGGCCGATGCCGAAGACCTGGGGCTGTTAGGTGACCGCATTCTGGGGAGCCCCTTTTCCTTTAAGGTGCATATCAAGGAAGGAGCCGGTGCCTTTGTCTGCGGGGAAGAAACCGCCCTGATCGCGTCCATAGAGGGCCAGCGGGGCATGCCCCGTCCCCGGCCGCCTTATCCGGTCCAGAGGGGGCTGTGGGGTTGCCCCACGGTCATCAACAACGTAGAAACCCTGGCCAACGTGGCGCCCATTATCATGCACGGCGCCGGCTGGTTCAGACAATGCGGAACTCCCACCAGTCCCGGCACTAAGACCTTCGCCCTGGCCGGGCAGGTGGCTCATACCGGCCTGGTAGAGGTGCCCCTAGGCATGAGCCTCCGGGAGGTGGTTTTTGAAATAGGTGGAGGTCCGCGGGAAGGCCGTGGTTTTAAGGCGGTGCAGATCGGGGGACCCTCCGGGGGATGCCTCACCGCCGAGCACCTGGATTTGTCCCTGGACTTCGATTCTCTCCAGAAGGCAGGAGCCATGGTGGGATCGGGAGGGCTCGTAGTCCTGGGGCAGGATAGCTGTATGGTGGAAGTGGCCAGATTCTTCATGGGTTTTGTCCAGGATGAATCCTGCGGCAAATGCGTCCCCTGCCGGGAAGGTACGAAGCGCATGCTCGAGCTGCTGGATAAGATCGTCGCCGGCGACGCCACCGAAGAAGATATGGACCTGCTGGAAGAGCTGGCCCTGGTGGTGAAGGACGGCGCCCTCTGCGGGCTGGGCAAGACGGCTCCGAACCCTGTGCTAACCACTCTGCGCTATTTCAGGGAAGAATATGAAGCGCACATTAAGGATAAAAGGTGTCCCGCAGGGGTCTGCCGGGGACTGTTGCGTTACTTCATCAACGTAGAAAAGTGCCGAGGGTGCAGCCTATGTGCCCGGAGTTGTCCGGTAAAGGCCATTACCGGGGAGAGAAACCATCCCCATACCCTGGACCAGGAGAAATGTATCCGGTGCGGGACTTGCCTGGAAGTATGCCGGTTCAATGCGGTGTATACGGCCTGA
- a CDS encoding [FeFe] hydrogenase, group A, with product MATGKVTVDGETVKINGAKNLLEVVRRAGIELPTFCYHSELSVYGACRMCMVEVEGQGLVAACSTPPADGMKIHTNTPRTRRLRRMVLELLLANHERECTTCERSGSCKLQQLARRLGVTQVRFGQRDKRVPVDNSSPSLVNNPNKCILCGDCVRMCKEIQGVGIWDFAFRGSRTRVTTAFNRPLAEVGCLNCGQCVAVCPTGALAVKSEINLVWSALQDPDRMVVVQVAPAVRVAIGEEFGLKRGEASTGRMVAALKKLGFDRVFDTTFTADMTSIEEAMELLQRLETGEKLPLFTSCCPAWVKYAEQFHPELLDNLSTCRSPQQMFGSLVKKHYCREIGKGPREIVCVSIMPCTAKKFEARRTEFTTDGVRDVDFVLTTVELAQMIKEAGIVFADLEPEAFDNPLGVGSGAGIIYGASGGVMESVVRFLYGYLTEADEVGRVNFYPARGMEGIKEAQVDIQGQRLRLAIVNGLVRAEELIQRLRRGEVFYHAVEVMACPGGCLGGGGQPVPNDTAARLERMKGLYRLDRGEQLHKPQDNIFVTRAFERWFGGWANARTHRDLHTRYQPRRALSCSIS from the coding sequence ATGGCTACAGGAAAAGTAACGGTAGACGGCGAAACGGTAAAGATCAACGGCGCCAAGAATCTCCTGGAAGTGGTGCGGCGGGCTGGGATCGAATTGCCCACCTTCTGCTACCACTCCGAATTAAGCGTTTACGGGGCCTGCCGCATGTGCATGGTGGAGGTAGAGGGCCAAGGGCTGGTTGCCGCCTGCTCTACGCCGCCGGCGGACGGCATGAAAATCCATACCAACACTCCCCGCACCCGGCGTCTGCGACGTATGGTGCTGGAATTGCTGCTGGCAAACCACGAGCGGGAATGCACCACTTGTGAGCGGAGCGGAAGTTGCAAACTCCAGCAGCTGGCGCGGCGGCTGGGCGTTACCCAGGTACGCTTCGGACAGCGGGACAAGAGGGTGCCGGTGGATAACAGTTCACCGTCCCTGGTGAATAATCCGAATAAATGTATTTTGTGCGGCGACTGCGTCCGTATGTGCAAGGAAATCCAGGGAGTGGGAATTTGGGATTTTGCCTTTCGGGGCTCAAGGACCCGGGTGACCACTGCTTTCAACCGGCCCCTGGCGGAGGTGGGCTGCCTGAACTGCGGCCAGTGCGTGGCTGTTTGCCCTACCGGCGCCCTGGCCGTAAAATCGGAAATCAACCTGGTGTGGTCGGCCTTACAAGACCCTGACCGCATGGTAGTAGTCCAGGTGGCCCCGGCGGTGCGGGTGGCCATCGGAGAGGAATTCGGCTTGAAGCGCGGCGAGGCATCCACGGGACGGATGGTAGCTGCCTTAAAGAAGCTGGGCTTTGATCGGGTCTTCGATACCACCTTTACCGCAGACATGACCAGCATTGAAGAGGCCATGGAACTGCTTCAACGCCTGGAAACGGGCGAGAAGCTGCCCCTCTTCACCTCCTGCTGCCCGGCCTGGGTTAAGTACGCCGAGCAGTTCCACCCGGAGCTTTTGGATAATCTCTCCACTTGCCGTTCGCCCCAGCAGATGTTCGGCTCTCTGGTAAAGAAGCACTACTGCCGAGAAATAGGAAAAGGCCCCCGGGAGATAGTCTGCGTATCAATTATGCCGTGCACGGCCAAGAAATTCGAAGCTAGGAGAACGGAGTTCACTACGGACGGCGTCCGGGATGTAGATTTCGTCCTTACCACGGTGGAACTGGCTCAGATGATTAAGGAAGCCGGAATTGTTTTCGCCGACTTGGAACCCGAAGCATTTGACAATCCCTTAGGGGTAGGCTCTGGTGCCGGCATAATCTACGGCGCCTCGGGCGGGGTAATGGAATCGGTGGTACGTTTCCTTTACGGCTACCTTACGGAGGCCGACGAAGTAGGCAGAGTGAACTTTTATCCCGCGAGGGGGATGGAGGGTATTAAGGAAGCCCAAGTGGATATTCAGGGGCAAAGGCTTAGGCTTGCCATTGTAAACGGGCTGGTCCGGGCCGAAGAACTGATCCAACGCCTCCGGAGGGGTGAAGTCTTTTATCATGCCGTAGAGGTCATGGCCTGCCCGGGAGGATGCCTGGGAGGCGGCGGCCAGCCGGTGCCCAATGACACTGCCGCCCGGCTGGAACGCATGAAAGGCCTCTACCGGCTGGACAGGGGAGAACAGCTCCACAAGCCCCAGGATAATATTTTTGTGACCAGGGCCTTTGAACGCTGGTTTGGCGGCTGGGCCAATGCCCGCACCCATAGGGATTTGCATACCCGTTATCAACCACGCCGGGCACTGAGTTGTTCCATTTCTTGA